tatcATTCTAATATATACTAGACTATCATTCTAATATATACTAGACTATCATACTAATATATACTAGACTATCATACTAATATATACTAGACTATCATACTAATATATACTAGActatcataataatatatactagacTATCATACTAATATATACTAGACTATCATTCTAATATATACTAGACTATCATACTAATATATACTAGACTATCATACTAATATATACTAGACTAtcatactaatatataatagaCTATTATTCTAATATATACTAGACTATCATACTAATATATACTAGACTATCATACTAATATATACTAGACTATCATACTAATATATACTAGACTATCATTCTAATATATACTAGActatcatattaatatatactagaCTATCATACTAGTATATACTAGACTATCATACTAATATATACTAGACTATCATACTAATATATACTAGAAAattatactaatatatactagACTATCATACtagtatatactatactatCATGCTAATATATACTAGACTATCATACTAATATATACTAGACTATCATgctaatatatactatactatcatactaatatatactatactatcaTACTAATATATACTGGACTATCATACTAATATATACTAGACTATCATACTAATATATACTGGACTATCatactaatatatactatactatcaTACTAATATATACTAGACTATCGTACTAATATATACTAGACTATCATgctaatatatactatactatcatactaatatatactatactatcatactaatatatactagactatcatactaatatatattagactatcatgctaatatatactatactatcaTACTAATATATACTAGACTATCATACTAATATATACTAGACTATCATACTAATATATACTAGACTATCATACTAATATATACTAGACTATCGTACTAATATATACTATGCTACCATACTAATATATACTAGACtatcatacaaatatatactaaGCTATCATTCTAATATAAATTCATAGTTACTAGAAAGTTTCGTGGCTCTGTTGAACAACAGTGCATTACTGGACAGCTGCTACATGAAGCTATTGTTTCAAACCGCGAGTGCTTATAACCAGTAACACGAAAGAAAAAACAACTGGCATCAACTGCATTACTTGTATTATTCATTAAAGGGATCACTTACATAGCAAATTAGTTGACACAGGTATAGGCTGAAATCTAATATAGGATTATCAGCTAGTGCACACTTCTCTTAacacagtcaatgaatagatgGTGGCTGACAAGTTTATCGTCTATAAAGGTAGTTTATCCTTAACGTTTTTGAACGTATAATATATGCTCTTTCATAGACTAAAAGTGTTTTTATACTAAGCGATTCGGAGGTGCTATTTTTGTAGCTATTTTCCTTTAAAAAAACTTGCATTGCAAACTGACATGTTATTCTTTAATGGCTGTCGTTCTATCTTTGGCATTAGCCAATAGATTTTATGGTGGTATGTAGTAATATGGTACTAACAAATTAGTACTCAGTGTATCAGTTTCCTGTTAAACATTAATTACCAGCTATCCAAAGGTCATATCCAAAGGTCATGCAAGTCAGAATGGCCACATATCTAAAAGCaactatacatacatacatatacatagctCTATTCATCCATACACATAGCCCTATTCATCCATCAACATACCACTATTTAATCATATGCATAGCTCTAGTACCCGAATTTTTTAAGTGATCTTTATCTGATTTAAATTTGCAAAATAGCTAACAAGCTAGGCTAGCTTTAACCAGCCATGGGAGCGGGTTACACAACAGATGCCCTGGACAAACTCGGATTGTGTTGCAGTCCTTCAACTGCTGATCATTTTGTTAAGGAATTAACGCCAATTATTAGCTGTTTCTCTTCtcaaccttaaaggttgactcgcaacaaaattcacattacagttatttggtatcaaaagattgccatgtttttactctgttgtgttgtagatgcaaaatatgtggaaatgtgattacaagctcttaaaagctcaaaaactgtAATAAAGATtcaataactgtaatgtgaattttgttgcaagtcaacctttaaggttacAAGCTCGCTGTTATTGCCCTGCAATAGTGGGAGGCTTTATGTTTTTATAGCATATTACTGACGCATAgcagttttacaactacaagtACATTGTCATGCATTGTGTGTACCTGGGACTACGTTGTTTTATGATGGCCTCGCACATGCATGTTATAATTGTTTGTGATTTCCAGACATTTGTACTAGTGTTAACGAGATAGGGAAATAAAACACCACACACTCATCTATAAAGGTCCAAGCCTTCCTGGTTATGAAAAGTTAGTTAAAGCCTGGTGACTACCaaattgatatacatgtagaagagGTAACTATAAACTTCTGTTTGATATCAAGGATCCAACAATTTCATAAATATAATGTCGATACTGATTTCTGATGTCGCGACTGAAGTGGGACTCAGTTTTCTGGCTGACTTGGCATGGGGCTAAAACCACTAGTTGGTTACCCCGTTCCCTCAGTAGTCTGTTTTTTCGCTAAGGCTAGCTTTCTAAAGTAACTTTTCCAAAATCTAGGATCATTGTTTTGTAATTATTATTGCGCTATACAGTTTGTAAGATATTAGTCAGTCTGGTTGAGGATTTCTGGTTGACAAATCTGGTTAATTCTGGATTTCTGGTTGATTTTTCTGTACTGTGGACTATCATCTTTATTTCTGGCTGAGACTGCTCTATGACAAGCGCGCAGCGGTAAcgttacatttatatttttatgttgttgatgACAATAATAGAAGTTGATTGGTTTTCACCTGCTGCcttattgtttgtttattactACTGGATCTTTAAAGTGGACTCGTAAAACAATCAGATTAAATAATCACTGAACGACTGAAAAAAAGGACCCAATTACCGAAGTGCGAATTGCCTGTCTTTGACCTGGGTGAATTCCATTtcttcataataaatataacacaCGTAGACAGCATCACAAATTATATTTGCGAAAAATGATAGTAtgataaaaaatcaaaaatcttAACTAAAGTAGAGATGCTTAAAATGCAATTTGATTTCTGTACATAAAGTTTGCTGGTTTGCATGTTAAGCCAAGAAATACCCTTACTACTTAATATGTACAATTTTTCCCTAAAAACCCAATAAATAGCACCTTTATACCGTACGTATAACacttaaataataataataatgtcttCTGGAATTTTGTCGGAAGGATTAAAGATAACAAGATTATCTTTGATCTCTGGATTATCTTTCCAGAGAGTTTGTACTTGAGCAGGGTTTGTCTTTCCTCGGTAGTTACGCGCTAGGCAGGTATGAGGAGATAATCACGCCCACTTAAAATTGCAGTGGACAGGTAAATGTTAGCTACCAACAAAACCTTGAGCATAATCTTATTGGTACATTATTGTCGCATACAAGTTAAAAAAAACAGAAGTAAGATTCTTTCTTGCAAAAATTTCTATGAAACCCCATAATATCACCATATGGCGTAAAAATTTGTCTATCGTGAAATAGAAAATATCGAGGACTCGCTATTTTTGCATTGAATAATATCGTGTAATATCAATTTGGTCTTGCATAATAGGAAGTTGTTACGTGAGTCCGAATGCTATTTGGCCACATATTAAACTGAGAAGCAAAGTGCTGACAGACAATAATGTTACAGGTGAAGAATTGTCTCTCACTTGCGTCTCTGTAAGTGATGATGaagcagttgtcttctctgtaGGACCTATGAAAAAAGAGACAAATGTAAAATGAAGAGACAGCATTCTTTCGCTGTAGATATGACGTCTTTTAAATTTGTTGTTGTCCAAAAGACAAACAATAGAGAACTAACTGTCATGGCCTACTAGTTATCCGTGCGGCATATGTATCAAGGCTCGGTGTTTGTAAGATGAAACGGTGAAAATATGATTATACTAGTGCTGAATGACTGTGTAAACTCGAGCTCACTTGGCAATAGGCTATTGTGTCCATGTACGGACAAGTGTCAATATTGTTTCTATCGATGAAAACCCTATAAAAACACTAATAGACAGACTGTCGGCGATGATATTTGGACTTGTTGCTTATGAAATTGTGAACCACTCAACAAATTAGCTTCTACAACAAAAAGTCACTTCGTCACTTGCTTTATGAAATGATCTGCGTTATGTAATTCAACTCCTAAACTAAGAAAAGCGACACTAGCTCACAGAATACGCAGCGAAGTTGGGCAAGGTGTTCGAGTTAGCCCCGAGTGACAAACCCTTGCAGGTGTTTGTGTAAAGGATCAGTAAGCAAAGTGCCAGACTCTAGCACTAGGGAAATGTATCTTGGAGATTGACTTTTTAAAATTGACTGGTTTACTGAGTACAAACATATCAACTTCATGGAAAAGTATACAGAAAAAAACAAACGCTTTAGTATTTACAAGCACTCCCGCAAAATTGAAATGTTACAGCCCTTACCTTGGTCATCCACCCGGAGATTGTGGTTAATGACCTGTATATCATCTGATAGCTGAACAGACTATATGAAAATATgtcttaaaaacattttaactaCCCACAAAATGGTTGTGCCATAAATTCACCAAGacaaattgtcacaatctaatAAACTCGAGCTAGACACCTTAGACACATGCCTTAGGTAACTTACTTTTGCTAGAGGTTACAGATTTGAGTGTAGTCCAACTAATAGTCGGCTGTGTGCTAGGAATAGTAGAATCTGTCGTAGAAACTGTCGAATTTGATAGAGCTGTGCTTGTCGGCCCAGTGAAGAGTGGAGGGTTTGtgaatgctaaaatatgaattCTTGAGAATTACTAAAAATGATCTGTCACGGTGAGACATTGTATTCAGCAGACCAGCATTTAAAGCATACGATGATCTCATAAGATTTTCAGAAATGTCGGATATTTGCTATAAGATTAACAGCGTGGGTAGCAAAATTAAGAAGTGtgcaatttattgttacatATAGCTGCAAGCTACCTAACTATATAACGCAAAGGTCAAAACGCAAAAGAGGAGAACAGAGAGGCGGTGTGGAATGTGATAACTATTATTAAACTTGGGGCAACTATGCCGTGAAGGGAAGCACACTGGAGGTACAAACTTTGTTCTTGAAATCCTACTTATGCAGTTTTGTTTTTAGTTAGTAAAAAGTTCAAATACTTTgatttaaatatgtatttttcaagctgttattaaaaatgttattattttaaatactatATTGCTAGTAATCATTTGAGCTGTTCACCATGAAGTGACAAGGAAAACTGTattcttattaaaaaaatttgttgctTCGGTAACATTGAGTCTATTATAATCACAGCTGATAACTGTTGAAGTACGAATATGAttcgataataataataataataatatgattccAATCATCTGTCACTCATTGTTAAATCTGTTGATCTATTTATATTCACAAATTTGCTCAGTACTTCCCTAATGTTTTTTGAGTTTGATACCACCTAGCCTCATAGCTGTATAGCATATAACTTTATAGCATATAGCTGTATAgcatatagatatatagcatatagctggataacatataactagttacatatacatgtagctgtataGCATATAGTTGAACGTATCACTGTATAACAATAATCTAACCTTTGTATAACATTAATCTTGTCCATTTGACTTCCATGCGACACTGTGTCTGTCCCCCAATCAAAAGTCTGGAATTTTTGAGGAAATTACGGCACAAAATAGTTGAGTTTGTCAAAGTTCCAACTAGTACCTCTGATACAACTAGTATAGACACGTATACTTCGTTGGACACGGTCTAGTCATAGTCTATGTCGAAGTGATGCCTTACACCTTAGCTAATACGCTAATAAGTAACTATTGTTTGGCACTCATGGAATGTATGCTAACTCATCTAGTGTTGGCTTGAATGAGATATTGGAGATGAACATTATAATTCAGCGGAAGCAAATACTAAGTGCAGCAGAAGATGTCAAAGCGGAGTGTGATGAGAGAATACTACAATAAGTGTAGAACATAAAACCCCATGCGTCAGCTGGTGACAGCATACATGGTAATAAATAATAAGTAGGGACGGTGAACAGATGCCCAGCCATGCTCTCGAGAGGAAGGTAGGCTATGGCATTGTGACCTAAAACTAAACATATCTGTATTTCAACACGAACCTGTTCTAGCGCAAATGTTCGCCCCTTTTGGGCAGGTATGCGTGGCATCTGTAGAGGTGAAGAGAATATGTTAAAATATAGAGATAAGAGATGTTGTTCATTATGATAAATGGTTGACATGGCGACAGATTTGCTGCGCTAATCCAAGCGGTTTCAAGATAAATCTATGATGGTAGAGATGAGTTCAGAAGTAAATGAAGCTCTTGAGAAAGCAATGACACAGAACCAATAGATGTGAGATTTAGCGTTAGGTTAAGGAAAGGCCACAAAACCCGTCATGATGACATCATCGTGAACGAGCAGTGTTTGAGGGAGTTATGCAACTGTGTAgttaaaaatgaatattaattaacttttaaaatggCCTCAGATAAGCTAACATAGCAAAGAATCTGTAGGCAAAGGTCACTGATGCATCGCATATACTGTTTTCTGTGAGGTGATTTAACCCAGACGATAGTCATACACACATACAGTCGTTATTCCAAGCTCAAATCATAACTGATATGAGGTCGAAACGAAAGCCCATGGTTGTTAGCATCATGGTTCTAGTGTCAAGGACACGTCATTGAGCTCAGTCTATTTAATGAGACAAAACTAATGTTAATGACTTAGTATGTTTTAATATTTCTATAGCACAGCCTCCAATCAATAAGAAAGTTCATAGAGATACTAATGAGACCCGTACCCCTAAATGATGGGAACTTATTCTTGATAGATCTCAGTCAAAGAGACCAAAGTACATCATTGAACTCGTTTCCTATTTTCAACCATTCAACTCATATGGTATCATCGCTTCATAGAAAGATAATAGTTAGTAGACGACAGCTTTTCTTAGCGATACTTACTGTCGTTGCAGCAGACACGAACTATCGCCTTCATGTTATAGTTTTTACACGCACTGTTTGCTGATCTTCTGTTACGTATCCCAGAGCTGGTGCCTGTTGATAttgctataaaaataaattatataatttgtaGGAAGAGAAGGATTTAGTTGCGGGAGCATTAAAAGTATAATCAAAGGTTACGGTGAACGAGGGAAGTCCTACATGTACGTGACAATAAAGCCATACATGTTAGAAGATCGACTAAGTCGAAGACAACCCTGGAAAAAGGGTTTAAGTGGTTGCTGTAAATGTCCTGTGCGATGGCAACCCTCGTCATCTCACTAGAATGATGACGAAGCTGGTCTGAGGGATATTTGCAGAAAgtgaaattaaaaagttaatttatACTTTCAAAATTATTAATGAGTTTAATGCACTTTTTctcaaattttaatttagtgATTGGAAGCAGTTCCTTTTGGAAATTGAGGAAATGAACTGGACTTTTAAAGCGCATGTAGTTAACTAGCTCTCTATGCTACACACATATGGAATCATTCTATACATGGGAGATAAATCTCAATAAAGAACAATGAGTTtgaatattttgtaattttgctTACTGTAATGGATTGCAATTCAAGACAAGTTTACCACAAAAAATGAATAACTTTGTTGCATAGTATTATTAGTTTCCCAGAACAatcatgttatataatatattaatatttcttTGACAAGTTTGATTGATTTGTACTTACATGTGAAATAGTACTCAGTACCCGTGTTATAAGCTAGCCCTCCATATGCTCCGGGGAGTGGGATGAATGAGTCAATGTAGGATATGAATACTGATTGATTATATGGTGAGCTGCAATTGTGTACCTTCTCAATACCATACTGAGTCCTTAGTTGAGATTCACTCGCATCTGATGGGATATAGCAGTCATCGTAGAAATGCTTTGGAAGCTAGAAATGTAAAACGAATGCATTCTAGTTAAACGAAGTTGCACAACTAACAATTTGCCTGAAAGCGAGTCTAGTCATAATGTTCATGATAAGAGATTTCAATAAGATGGTGCTAATTGTAGACTCTCACGCAATGTTTAGCGAGATTATTTAGATACAAAAGCAGCGTGCGATGATATCTCCACTTAGATCTCTCGGGTACAATAGAATAACAAACAACACATAGAATTGATCACCTTAAAATCTACTACAAGAGACACGCAAACAGTGGATGCCTGAAGAATTGATGACATTGGTTAAAGGGTATTACGAGTGTGTCAAGTATCGGACAGTTGAATTGACACACCTGTGCGCTTCCTCACTGCATGGCCATTAGCTCAGAGCTTGTAAGTAAGATGTACATGATGTATGAAGGAAAATACAATCAACAATTGAAAATTGGCAACCAGTGTGTTCAGTACTTACCATATGTTATCAATTGAGTATTTCATAATATAGCTAAACATTAGGCAGACAACTCTTACACGTGAAACAACTTGTATAAATAACTGGCAGATAAGCAGGCCATAAACTTAccctgtatataatataatgctcTGCTTGAGGTTCTTCACTGTCATAAAATGGGCATAGAAACCGAATTCTTTCCCTTATCTGTACTTCTAATATATGGTCATTGTTTGAGTGAGAAAATctgcaaaaattaataaatgtaagaaattaataatttaatttcacttaaattaaaaaaatgttgatacaaCCTGATTCTTTAATACAACCTAAAATCTGCAAAAATCACACAAGGTTAATTCACACCCTCTAGAAATTTTATATGCTGGTACAACCTATCTTTACTACGTTATGAAATATTGCATAAGCGCAAGGCGCAAAGCGAAACAGAGAAAAGGCGGCGGAGAAGCAGAAGAGAGTTACTTATAAGTGAATAAAAAACGATAGAGACTTTAAAACTCCATCATATGCTTAGTGCTCGGCTGTAATGCTGATTTATGAGTGAAAGTTGCAGTCTTTCTTTAACACAAGGAAAGGTTAGCGGTCgcttaaaaacaaacttttgctGATCTATCACTGAGAAGTGATACAAGTTGTTTATCATAAGATACCCAGCAGACAGAAGTGACTATGATCAACTTGTCTACAAAGCTGTTAAATGGAGGCTATCTTTAAGATAAACTACTGGCTCTAAATGACTACGGGTATTAACTCAAGTGGAATTATATTACTTCAATGACCACTGGAGTATCTAATTTAGCACAAAGATTCCTTCACACCCCAGTTGATAATTAATAGCTCGCTTAGGTACAGTCGGGCTGAGCTACGATCACTGGAATTCGAAGCCTCAAACTTAGGAGATATGAATATACTAGTGTCACCCGGAGTGTATCAATAATACAGCTCACTAAAACCTGCTATATATCCACTATataaaacttttacaacaaaCTTGGAAGTGTTATGGTTTAGCCATTACGTGCAGCAAACAACACTGATAATAACTATGACATTGTCGAGATAGTCTGTTGTATGGctggaaaataaatttattctgAACATCAATCATTCAGACTAGAGCAGTCCCGGTGATTTTTCTTGTTGCTCACACTTTATGGTATCAATATAAAGTCCATCGATCCTCCCACAAGTCTAAAGCCAGCCTCTGTTAGTCTTTTATCTCTTTCCAATCAACAATTCTTTTTTATGTGCTGATAGGTTTTACAATTTACTAAACAGCGCACTGGCTGTCAGATATTATGATGGAACAAAcagtaaatattgttatattgattGAGTTGCTATTTTAGGACACACAGACGCACTACTTCCAAAACACAGATTTGAGGTTTTTGTTTCAAGACAATCAAAGGCACCTTTGTAGGAAATCACGCTGGGGGTTCATTGGCAAACACTTGACCAATTTGTCTAGCACTCCAACTGGGTGTAACGTTTAATAGCCATAAATACCGAACTCTGCGAGCCGGTGGGCTGAGCAAGGAATAGCAGAAATATTAAGAATGACTCAGTCTTTCGGGAGACGCTAAAGGAAATAGACCTAATGATCAGAGCCGAAAATTTCGATAAGAATGGCTAGTAATTCTGGCGTCTGTTAAATCTCGCACAGCTCATTTACCAGAAATAATTTCCAGCAAGGTAAATCAACCGCAATATAGGCAAAAGTTAGAATGTATCTAATTTTGGTTTGAATAACAGCTGGTTGTTAATCAACATTGCACCAATTAATGGCTACCAGCAAGGTTATTACATAACATTAATCACCCCTCACCTGAATTTGCATTTTGAGGCTCTAATAGTTGACCGCAAAATCATTCTAATTCAAATTCGGCGTTCATTCAGGgccatatataataaaatatttatctatattaGTTGTACCGTACTTGTCACTCCGTAATCATCCTATCCGTTATACTCTTGGAATTTATGATTCAATCGCAAATGTCAAATGTTGACACACACTCTAGTGAGTTGTAAAAAATATCACAAAGAGGATCGCACCGGAATTACTGACTCCTACCGCCCTTTCTGTCCACAAAGTTTGCAGAGGCTCGCTAGTGGTTAGCACGCCGCTGCCGAGAGTGTTGCAAGTTCTGCCTGAAATTTCTCTGAGAAAATGTCTACAACTTGTCCAGCTGTCTTTAGCTAAAAAGTTTTTACGCATATGCGAGACACTCTCAACCGGTTGGAAGATTAAGCATACTATAATGATGGCTGGCGCTCCATATCATCCATGTGAGGGGGTGTCAAATACAGAGTCGAACTAAAAAGgcataattattgtattatcgctattactatgtttccatgaggCGGTTAATCTGCGAGCTTGGGTCATCCACAAGACGTAAATGACAAAACTCcgcaagtcaagcgagttttttCACTCGCAAATTTTTTCTGATTGTATCATGCTTGTCAAAGGAGAAAACGTCACTTGCGATTGATGAAAAAAAGCCATGAAAGCTATtccatttcaaacatttttcaaacttcAGTCATTCATATTTTAGTTTGAGCAGTTCAAAATATGTCGCCACGACCTTTGACATAGAAATCCTCATCTTTTTTAACAGTGTCCGTGTTAATCCACAACACGCAAATATCCATTATAGTATTTGTCTCAAGTTTACTCAACgtgcacacaattccaaatccgCTTCTTCGCGCAATGGAAACAGTGTATATCCATCGAGCTATGACTTGGGTGACTAGATCAGTTACTAGCTAACAGTGTGTCACAAAAGGCATCAGCAAGAGTGTTTCAAAGCCTCTCTCTGGGAAGAAGGCAAACATTCATTATGCGAGCTTTGCTTGTTTGGACGTGTGACTCAGACAAATGTTATCCTAAATCTTTTCCTCGCGTCTGCTGGAGACAGAGCTGTTATGGTCAGGACTCAATCGATTTTATCGCAGACAGCAAACAAGGCCAAAAAGAGAATGAATGGGGCTGGGTGTGCGATGACATAGCATATCGTCTCACTGCCAGCATTAATCATTGTTTCGAAGTGAAAACTATTCAACCCAGTTGTCAGTACCCACGGCGATCTGTCTAAAAGCGATGCTGGCTCGGGTTACAGTTTAATTTTCTAGATTTCTTTTGTTAGATGTCGCACGTCGTTATTATGCGCGACGGCCATTTAAGaagctaaaaacttattttattaattgttcTCCTTcacaatgaacaataaaaatggGCCAAGCAGGAGGCAGACTCGGGCGCAGAGAATGTACTAGTTACCTCAGTGTCAACAACAATCGCCTCAACGATATCAActaaacttaaaaataaatattcttcTAGCAAAGAGAGTATTGTTCACTCGCACTCCAAAGTCATTTAACAACTCGCCCACCCAGCAAGGCTGCTTTTCAAAGTTGTTAttaaatacacaaaaaataacacAACTACATCTTTTGTGTACGTGTTAGAAAGGACCTTGCAATTTTGTTAATTGAAATACTAAAACTGCAAGGTGGTCTTAGAGGCAGTAGAGGCCACAACATCGACCTGGTTACCAGAAATCAGTAAACTGCCAGATGAGCAGGTGGAGGCTGACATTCTCTTAAATAACAAATGAAACATGGAGATATGATTCCCATAATGCCAACCTCTATGATTTGTTTGAAATGTTATTGCGTTGCTGCTACGAGTGATATAACTTCAGTAGTGTTTTGACGTTGCTAGAAACTAAAAAGTGTTTGATCATAGGTGAGGCAGCTGCCAAGTTATAAATGGTGAAAAGGTCAAATAAGACCTCTTTGCAGATTGCCCATTAGGGTGAAAAATCAATCTGTAAACAGGATTGTGTCGGCTGACTAAATCGTACCTGGGTGCAAAAAGTTTACAGAAAAATACGAAAGAACAATGAAAGAAATCATGTAGCCTATATCTGTCACATAAGGATTGTAAGCATGCATAGAAATATGCTCGTTAGATGGCAAGATACGGCGTGTTACATAGATTGATCCTGGACAAAGAGCTGCAGTTATTTTTTCTCTGCGACCAGCATTGTATTGTTTTTACGCATATTGTTTCAAACAATCTTAGcaatattttgattaaaatctAGCTTGATTGAATGACTGGAGCTGGCTAATTCAGTTATTATTCTAACGGTCCATTATGTTTGAAAGGAGATGAAAGTGGCGAAGAGTGAGCTGACTATAGGTGAAGCCGTATCAAACCTATTTGATGACTGATTAAGGGCGACATCAGACATTCCAGGTAATAATATTTATGGAAGGAGGTCCATCATGTCAAATGAAACTAATCAAAAAGTcatttatttac
Above is a window of Watersipora subatra chromosome 3, tzWatSuba1.1, whole genome shotgun sequence DNA encoding:
- the LOC137391330 gene encoding ephrin-B2a-like isoform X2, whose amino-acid sequence is MLFGCFRWTEPAAHTHTTRNMTLLHIMLSIFGTLSLATDGVETAPPLDIYWNKTNSIFSHSNNDHILEVQIRERIRFLCPFYDSEEPQAEHYIIYRLPKHFYDDCYIPSDASESQLRTQYGIEKVHNCSSPYNQSVFISYIDSFIPLPGAYGGLAYNTGTEYYFTSISTGTSSGIRNRRSANSACKNYNMKAIVRVCCNDTFTNPPLFTGPTSTALSNSTVSTTDSTIPSTQPTISWTTLKSVTSSKSPTEKTTASSSLTETQVRDNSSPVTLLSVSTLLLSLICGQIAFGLT
- the LOC137391330 gene encoding ephrin-B2a-like isoform X3; protein product: MTLLHIMLSIFGTLSLATDGVETAPPLDIYWNKTNSIFSHSNNDHILEVQIRERIRFLCPFYDSEEPQAEHYIIYRLPKHFYDDCYIPSDASESQLRTQYGIEKVHNCSSPYNQSVFISYIDSFIPLPGAYGGLAYNTGTEYYFTSISTGTSSGIRNRRSANSACKNYNMKAIVRVCCNDNATHTCPKGANICARTAFTNPPLFTGPTSTALSNSTVSTTDSTIPSTQPTISWTTLKSVTSSKSPTEKTTASSSLTETQVRDNSSPVTLLSVSTLLLSLICGQIAFGLT
- the LOC137391330 gene encoding uncharacterized protein isoform X1 is translated as MLFGCFRWTEPAAHTHTTRNMTLLHIMLSIFGTLSLATDGVETAPPLDIYWNKTNSIFSHSNNDHILEVQIRERIRFLCPFYDSEEPQAEHYIIYRLPKHFYDDCYIPSDASESQLRTQYGIEKVHNCSSPYNQSVFISYIDSFIPLPGAYGGLAYNTGTEYYFTSISTGTSSGIRNRRSANSACKNYNMKAIVRVCCNDNATHTCPKGANICARTAFTNPPLFTGPTSTALSNSTVSTTDSTIPSTQPTISWTTLKSVTSSKSPTEKTTASSSLTETQVRDNSSPVTLLSVSTLLLSLICGQIAFGLT